The following coding sequences are from one Chthoniobacterales bacterium window:
- a CDS encoding NUDIX hydrolase — protein MSGWRELHREILAETPYLRVVRELVATPTRPNGVEWTVVRRKQAVVIAPCTPEGKFLLVRQERVPVRAEFWEFPAGQVDGAVTPEHILEAAHRELREETGSHATGEMIPLGSYYSSVGFTDEQAHLFLATGVEPHDDGHAHDDDEAIVECRALTPAELREWIATGRICDANTLATFARLVAGGHI, from the coding sequence ATGAGCGGGTGGCGCGAACTCCATCGCGAGATTCTCGCGGAAACGCCTTATTTGCGCGTCGTTCGCGAGCTTGTCGCCACGCCCACGCGTCCGAACGGCGTCGAATGGACGGTCGTGCGCCGCAAGCAGGCGGTCGTGATTGCCCCGTGCACGCCGGAAGGCAAGTTCCTGCTCGTGCGGCAGGAGCGCGTGCCGGTGCGGGCGGAATTCTGGGAATTTCCCGCGGGCCAGGTCGACGGTGCGGTGACGCCGGAGCACATCCTCGAGGCCGCGCACCGCGAGCTGCGCGAGGAGACGGGGTCCCACGCGACGGGCGAGATGATCCCGCTCGGCTCGTATTATTCCTCGGTGGGATTCACCGATGAGCAGGCGCATCTCTTTCTCGCGACCGGCGTGGAGCCCCACGACGACGGACATGCGCACGATGACGACGAGGCCATCGTGGAATGCCGCGCGCTCACGCCTGCCGAGTTGCGGGAATGGATCGCGACGGGCCGGATTTGCGACGCCAACACCCTCGCGACATTTGCGCGCCTCGTGGCGGGCGGCCATATTTGA
- the argH gene encoding argininosuccinate lyase: MWKGRFAEEQSDLLKRFSESVSFDWRLYKHDIRGSIAYAAALERAGILTVEERDAIHAGLREIEADIDRGAFEFRTDLEDVHMNIEAELTRRIGKPGAKLHTGRSRNDQVAVDIRLYLRDAAEGLRERIRALQLALVGLAERHEDVVIPGYTHLQRAQPVYFAHHLLAYVEMLDRDAGRIADAARRMNFLPLGSGAIAGSTIPIDREFLARELGFEGVTQNSMDAVSDRDFACELLAALAICGMHLSRLSEDVILWASAEFGFIELSDRHTTGSSLMPQKKNPDIAELTRGKTGRLYGNLVALLTVLKGLPMTYNRDMQEDKEPVFDSLDTIDLTLALYAEMLDGARVNGVRAAEAVADPLLLATDLADYLVRKGVPFREAHEVVGKLVGEAARSGVPLNELSPETYRAASAVFADDVADVFDIPTALAARKAIGAPSASNVRARLDFWRSTLAA; this comes from the coding sequence ATGTGGAAGGGACGTTTCGCCGAGGAGCAATCCGACCTCCTCAAGCGGTTCAGCGAGTCGGTATCGTTCGACTGGCGGCTTTATAAGCACGACATTCGCGGCAGCATCGCCTACGCGGCGGCGCTCGAGCGCGCGGGAATTCTTACCGTCGAAGAGCGCGATGCCATTCATGCCGGGCTGCGGGAGATCGAGGCCGACATCGACAGGGGCGCCTTCGAATTCCGCACCGATCTCGAGGACGTGCACATGAACATCGAGGCCGAGCTGACACGCCGCATCGGCAAGCCGGGGGCGAAGCTGCACACCGGCCGCAGCCGCAACGACCAGGTTGCGGTGGATATTCGCCTGTATCTGCGCGACGCGGCGGAGGGCCTGCGCGAGCGGATTCGCGCCCTGCAGCTCGCTCTTGTCGGGCTCGCGGAGCGGCATGAGGACGTTGTCATTCCCGGCTACACGCATCTCCAGCGCGCGCAGCCGGTGTATTTCGCGCACCATTTGCTGGCCTACGTCGAGATGCTCGACCGCGACGCTGGCCGGATCGCCGATGCCGCCCGCCGGATGAATTTTCTCCCGCTCGGCTCCGGCGCGATTGCCGGCTCGACGATCCCGATCGATCGCGAGTTTCTCGCGCGCGAGCTGGGCTTCGAGGGCGTCACGCAGAACAGCATGGACGCCGTCTCGGACCGCGACTTTGCCTGTGAGCTGCTTGCGGCGCTCGCGATCTGCGGCATGCACCTTTCGCGACTCAGCGAGGACGTGATCCTCTGGGCGTCCGCGGAGTTTGGTTTCATCGAGCTGAGCGACCGGCACACCACGGGCTCGAGCCTGATGCCGCAGAAGAAGAATCCGGACATCGCCGAACTCACGCGGGGAAAGACGGGACGGCTCTACGGTAATCTGGTCGCGCTGCTCACCGTGCTCAAGGGCCTGCCAATGACCTATAACCGCGACATGCAGGAGGACAAGGAACCGGTCTTCGACTCGCTCGATACGATCGATCTCACACTCGCGCTTTACGCCGAAATGCTCGACGGCGCGCGCGTGAATGGCGTCCGCGCCGCGGAGGCGGTGGCCGATCCGCTGCTGCTCGCGACCGATCTGGCCGACTATCTCGTGCGGAAAGGCGTGCCGTTTCGCGAGGCGCATGAAGTCGTTGGGAAGCTGGTCGGCGAGGCTGCGCGCAGCGGCGTGCCGTTGAATGAATTGTCCCCGGAAACCTATCGGGCGGCCTCGGCGGTATTCGCCGACGATGTGGCGGACGTGTTCGACATTCCGACCGCGCTGGCGGCCCGCAAGGCGATCGGCGCGCCCTCCGCGTCGAACGTGCGGGCCCGGCTGGATTTCTGGCGGTCGACCCTCGCGGCATGA
- a CDS encoding transcriptional repressor: protein METPLRESVYEYLAEQGLRRTVQREALIEAVMQTKEHFHAEELLEMAKKIEPSVSRATVYRTLPLLVRSGLLRELDLGKDVMYYDPNFVEHPTHNHLICVDCDKIIEFEDPNMELLENCITRRLGFSPTNKIVRIEGHCDELKIHGACRNQREDR from the coding sequence GTGGAGACGCCCCTTCGAGAATCCGTATACGAATATCTGGCCGAACAAGGTCTGCGCCGGACCGTGCAGCGGGAGGCCCTGATCGAGGCCGTGATGCAGACGAAAGAGCATTTTCACGCCGAGGAGTTGCTCGAGATGGCGAAGAAGATCGAGCCGTCGGTGTCGCGGGCGACCGTCTATCGCACGCTGCCGCTTCTGGTGCGCAGCGGCCTCCTGCGCGAACTCGATCTCGGCAAGGACGTGATGTATTACGACCCGAATTTCGTCGAGCACCCGACGCACAACCACCTCATCTGCGTCGACTGCGACAAGATCATCGAGTTTGAAGATCCGAACATGGAACTCCTGGAAAACTGCATCACCCGCCGCCTCGGGTTCTCGCCGACGAACAAGATCGTGCGCATCGAGGGGCATTGCGACGAATTGAAGATCCACGGCGCCTGCCGGAATCAGCGGGAAGACCGATAG
- a CDS encoding glycosyltransferase family 9 protein, protein MAGRILVIRGGAIGDFILNLPALGLLRDAFPETSIELLGYRHIVEIAVDRHYAQASRSIESGPLAGFFNPKSELDPELSAYFASFDQVISYLFDPDEFFAGNLRRAGVKNLLVGQPKLADHSHAANQLAAPLEQLALFLEDPAARIFPNDHDREAAREWLGGPPPVAIHPGSGGTKKNWPLDRWIALAIHLLAAGERLLVIGGESDQPQLAELRAALAGRAVRFAEHLPLPTLGAVLAGCRLFVGHDSGISHLAAAAGAPCVLLFGPTDPTVWGPRNPGVRIISSPTGVTADITLDSVREMVDQLRADA, encoded by the coding sequence ATGGCGGGACGCATTCTCGTAATTCGCGGCGGCGCGATCGGGGACTTCATCCTCAACCTCCCCGCGCTCGGTCTCCTGCGGGACGCATTTCCCGAGACGAGCATCGAGCTGCTCGGCTATCGCCACATCGTCGAGATCGCCGTCGATCGCCACTACGCCCAGGCCTCGCGCAGCATCGAATCCGGCCCGCTCGCCGGATTTTTCAATCCAAAGTCCGAACTCGATCCCGAACTCTCGGCCTACTTTGCGAGCTTCGATCAGGTCATCAGCTACCTCTTCGATCCCGATGAGTTCTTTGCCGGGAACCTGCGCCGAGCCGGGGTGAAAAACCTGCTCGTTGGCCAGCCGAAGCTCGCGGACCACAGCCACGCCGCGAATCAGCTTGCCGCCCCGCTGGAACAGCTCGCCCTCTTTCTCGAGGACCCGGCCGCGCGAATTTTTCCGAACGACCACGATCGCGAGGCTGCCCGAGAATGGCTCGGGGGACCGCCGCCCGTCGCGATCCATCCCGGCAGCGGTGGCACGAAGAAAAACTGGCCGCTCGATCGCTGGATCGCCCTCGCGATCCACCTGCTTGCCGCCGGCGAGCGTCTCCTCGTCATTGGCGGAGAAAGTGACCAGCCGCAACTCGCCGAGCTTCGCGCCGCCCTCGCCGGCCGCGCCGTTCGGTTTGCGGAACACCTGCCCCTCCCCACCCTTGGCGCCGTGCTGGCGGGCTGCCGGCTGTTCGTCGGCCACGACAGCGGCATTTCTCACCTCGCCGCCGCGGCGGGTGCACCCTGCGTTCTGCTCTTCGGCCCGACCGATCCCACCGTCTGGGGGCCGCGGAACCCCGGCGTCCGCATCATTTCCTCGCCGACCGGCGTGACGGCCGACATCACGCTGGATTCCGTGCGGGAAATGGTCGATCAACTCAGAGCGGATGCCTGA